A genome region from Hippopotamus amphibius kiboko isolate mHipAmp2 chromosome 1, mHipAmp2.hap2, whole genome shotgun sequence includes the following:
- the PTCD2 gene encoding pentatricopeptide repeat-containing protein 2, mitochondrial isoform X3: MRLCYELDLEESAVELIKDQHLQGFFSDSTSFNILMDILFTKGKYKTHSWLLAGALEVLIEMKNQDVKFNKDTYILAFAICYKLNSPESFKICTTLREEALIKGEILSRRASCFAVALALNQNELAKAISVFSQIMNPESIICTNLNIMIHIQSNMLKTLIDILQDAAEENLSRFVKKHVFSEEVLVKVREKVKDVPALLARFDKLCGKLHINGQVTTYSLDALLCHIPRDRGSHTVLLKQRTVSRRTFQPLSQSLWAE; the protein is encoded by the exons ATGAGGCTGTGCTATGAGTTGGATCTTGAGGAATCTGCAGTGGAGCTCATCAAAGACCAG cATTTACAAGGTTTCTTCTCAGACTCCACATCATTCAATATTTTGATGGATATATTATTTACCAAAGGCAAATATAAAA CCCACTCCTGGCTTTTGGCAGGTGCCTTGGAAGTACTGATTGAGATGAAAAACCAAGATGTGAAGTTCAACAAAGATACCTACATCCTTGCTTTTGCAATTTGCTACAAACTG AATAGCCctgaatcttttaaaatctgtacCACATTAAGAGAAGAAGCCCTAATCAAAGGAGAAATCCTCTCCAGGAGAGCTTCCTGTTTTGCAGTGGCATTAGCTCTGAACCAG aaCGAGCTGGCAAAAGCTATATCCGTTTTTTCTCAAATCATGAATCCAGAAAGCATAATCTGCACTAATTTAAAT attatgaTCCATATCCAGTCAAATATGTTGAAAACCCTGATAGATATACTACAGGATGCTGCAGAGGAAAATCTATCAAGGTTTGTGAAAAAACATGTGTTCTCAGAAGAAGTG cttgtcAAAGTGAGGGAAAAAGTGAAGGATGTGCCTGCTCTTCTGGCCAGATTTGATAAGCTGTGTGGGAAGCTGCACATAAATGGCCAGGTCACCACTTACAGTTTGGATGCTCTGCTCTGCCACATCCCCAGAGACAGGGGGTCCCACACGGTGCTATTAAAGCAGAGGACAGTCAGCCGTCGGACCTTCCAGCCCCTCAGCCAGTCCCTGTGGGCTGAGTAA